From Eptesicus fuscus isolate TK198812 chromosome 13, DD_ASM_mEF_20220401, whole genome shotgun sequence, the proteins below share one genomic window:
- the EXPH5 gene encoding exophilin-5 isoform X2, with the protein MPSRHASVQAKRYHSPLENRPAGSAFVPRPAGMREGSSVPPWDTSVPDKEFFRVLDDLDSTLAQEQSSSSVNTRTPLDYGSRTQFSHFYSSGNRHGNTTGRHKNRSNETSNMSIYDILRPGAPREGFRTFSPRTRSIYDMYRTREPRVLKDYAQKNAFGSTSLCFDSRQRLASPASGCFTTRSIHFPATTQNKSGFIPPSHQQSPKRTPLSSIIWNRSDSSRERPNQEEFPRAPSPMEIDPADQYMYPRCFQENRRYEFYRSQNIYQNVSLNSPMDSTVSPDPFENSENMPFYHQDNPFARSFFSNTFGRSRHQRFRQSPFGGQQEEHSPWSGFHQSRKPFTSDRDFEMTSPEANCASAGHGHNVSSQHWASFSPSYRTSISRDQEEPYPWQFDPHTSTLESMEVSQGNGNQRAHFGTPNICSMVGSNYHIKSRGLECQQDSSPVEVHENKEPYSFGTASTLASSFRSSFPKIPDDKGNRQGPNFQNPTVTWRKIKPASLLIRSYTEVTVTNSDSVDSPPLTQSQPNILATEVNDEQDLNGPILEKDKQLNKMDQTNTTSEMSQPVSETVISNPVADFQSPLSQVSAKTNGFVLNASTTKSSKNSPQVISGRDVSEIHISQSGKANETKKGKSYTENRKLGPATSFPLIQESRIPSLIPSPSEGGHQELTGSNEDISSSIESSQWSPESAGDQNTPSPEMSAVLDTKEEQCTKTHSTNGSRSIAGHNIPCDSLGLPSGTAPDSSPSNNFFLGALIVPSTTVFSGKSLSGKDVSLGDKENEDNNSKHPNNQFTLSPSEKECSDAGFVPIHNEEVGVKRHSHPPFRAGKGKGKVRRRISYIEQLSKTESKSAPTSGSSSLAKVNSSDSKAPELHTTYCSLPRTAASSLVSSRKSESKIMVPSFRNKPLPHQSETNVDGPIGRDTSNKFSPSSSESESRRSKVVSDSASAGPEATEGMTNTGPACIRKGPFPFLIKRAASCPLGVPHASLGKDEREKCLVTDMDASAITLRPWEKTIDPLESDSSVRDCSLTKRHHQKEHCHECIEKDGKIAASKTSTFSLSNEDPLPFSSDMSGGKSGETLHKVKTTSMFSLSGDEENVKCLEIVSIYYTLPRKHSKKFCSLLQKYTENIDSLTESTKVGSETFPNTLEKEKLNYSTQEQSGTTSSEDLTSLFSSIQENSNCLSHNTENETVLQLPIIGPSEPTLQEMASIEADVSLHKGESKTKEISPDNLAKTPLRDSQSKKKRGGKLQSETLHTSSMLQEEKGTEEKSENCQHSIKSANSGPSNPPAHSEGNIENLKTRSSGECAGGGIAIPSTGSAKCLQKAITGIPKDDRSDGLQPRRARGADFQKETDKALSDSEGQVFALTPALHKLHLDEETCSSERDLDSLQLEPRELPQRSQEVTLTKKGKAKDETQGLAWDQLSLPAGSNKNKTSLDDPEKGKSRSSVKHRLATMSKASRKFPAKDVSPRRHIATVFPQSETCSGFGGLSLGPPDCNPLSPEPTPKSTDSRDENKLNNDGMDVKNSEDPFQITIISNREAPTPLSNQKSNSISQPRENELRNISESPPKNETSKDVTVVQSLERESGALAQPTFTSLREADFSSHPRKLTPHLPLEPAEKSTVSIPLAICQQQQRSTASQEWEPEPHPYRSKSLKNIHVHGNLLRKSHPPKARERHFSESTSIDNALSRLTLGNEFPNNSECSRRFKSFSELSSRDENGSWALQSGRTETGPKSATSISRPIDYGIFGKEQQLAFLENVKRSLTQGRLWKPSFLKNPGFLKDDIVHPPNPMESSSSDSPSSVMPEGGLSPDVPLNIYEEDPVDSDCDTDTTTDDEYYLDENDKESEL; encoded by the exons ATGCCCAGCCggcatgcctcagtg cAGGCAAAACGATACCATTCACCTCTGGAAAACCGACCAGCGGGCAGTGCGTTtgtccccaggccagcaggcatgAGGGAGGGAAGCAGTGTGCCTCCGTGGGATACTTCTGTGCCGGACAAGGAGTTTTTCCGAG TTTTAGATGACTTGGATAGCACTCTGGCTCAGGAGCAGTCTTCAAGCTCAGTGAATACAAGAACGCCTCTCGACTATGGGTCAAGAACACAGTTCAGTCATTTTTACTCCAGTGGGAACCGACATGGTAATACCACAGGAAGGCACAAAAACCGCTCTAATGAAACTTCTAATATGTCTATCTATGACATCCTAAGACCAGGAGCCCCTAGAGAAGGTTTTAGAACCTTTTCTCCTAGAACAAGGTCAATTTATGATATGTACAGAACAAGGGAGCCCAGAGTTTTAAAAGATTATGCGCAAAAGAATGCTTTTGGCAGCACTTCTCTGTGTTTTGACAGCAGGCAACGATTAGCCTCCCCAGCTTCAGGGTGTTTCACAACAAGAAGCATACATTTTCCAGCCACTACTCAGAACAAGAGTGGATTTATACCACCAAGCCACCAGCAGAGCCCAAAGAGAACTCCTTTATCATCCATCATATGGAATAGATCAGATTCTTCTAGAGAGAGGCCGAACCAGGAAGAGTTCCCGAGGGCACCATCACCAATGGAAATTGACCCTGCTGACCAGTATATGTATCCCAGGTGTTTTCAGGAGAATAGGAGATATGAATTTTATCGTTCACAGAATATTTACCAAAATGTAAGTTTAAATTCCCCCATGGATAGCACAGTGAGTCCTGACCCATTTGAGAACTCAGAGAACATGCCATTCTACCATCAAGACAACCCATTTGCGAGGTCTTTTTTTAGCAATACCTTTGGACGAAGCAGGCATCAGAGATTTAGACAAAGTCCTTTCGGGGGCCAACAGGAAGAACATTCTCCCTGGTCTGGCTTTCATCAAAGTAGGAAACCTTTCACTTCTGACAGAGACTTTGAAATGACTTCCCCTGAGGCAAATTGTGCCTCAGCTGGTCATGGCCATAATGTTTCTTCCCAACACTGGGCATCATTTTCACCTAGCTACAGAACAAGTATTTCCAGAGACCAAGAAGAGCCATATCCCTGGCAGTTTGATCCTCATACATCTACACTGGAGAGCATGGAGGTGTCACAAGGTAATGGAAACCAGAGGGCTCATTTTGGCACACCAAATATTTGCTCCATGGTTGGTTCAAACTATCACATCAAATCTAGGGGGTTAGAATGTCAACAGGACAGTTCTCCTGTAGAAGTACATGAAAACAAAGAACCTTACTCATTTGGAACTGCTTCGACTCTGGCATCCTCATTCAGAAGTTCCTTCCCCAAAATTCCTGATGACAAAGGGAATCGTCAGGGTCCCAACTTTCAGAATCCCACAGTCACTTGGCGGAAAATTAAGCCTGCCTCTCTTCTAATAAGAAGCTACACAGAAGTCACTGTGACCAACAGCGATTCAGTTGATTCTCCACCTCTTACTCAAAGCCAACCCAATATCTTGGCCACAGAAGTGAATGATGAGCAAGATTTGAATGGACCTATTTtggaaaaagacaaacaactgaacaagatGGACCAGACAAACACAACCAGTGAAATGTCCCAACCTGTTTCAGAGACAGTAATCTCTAATCCTGTAGCTGATTTTCAAAGTCCCCTCTCCCAGGTCTCAGCCAAAACCAATGGATTTGTTCTTAATGCATCTACCACAAAAAGTTCAAAAAACTCACCCCAAGTCATTTCTGGGAGAGATGTCTCCGAAATTCATATATCACAGAGCGGTAAGGCCAACGAAACAAAGAAAGGTAAGAGTTACACCGAAAACAGAAAACTTGGCCCAGCAACTTCCTTTCCTTTGATTCAGGAGAGCAGAATACCATCATTGATTCCCAGCCCAAGTGAAGGTGGCCACCAGGAGCTAACAGGAAGTAATGAAGATATTTCAAGTTCTATTGAAAGTAGCCAGTGGAGCCCTGAATCTGCTGGTGATCAAAATACACCGTCACCAGAAATGTCTGCTGTTTTAGATACCAAGGAAGAACAATGTACCAAAACTCATTCTACCAATGGTAGCAGGTCAATTGCTGGCCACAATATCCCATGTGATTCTTTAGGTCTGCCGTCAGGTACAGCGCCAGATTCTTCACcatcaaataattttttccttGGTGCTCTGATAGTTCCTTCTACTACAGTGTTCTCTGGGAAAAGTCTTTCAGGCAAAGATGTGTCTCTgggagataaagaaaatgaagacaataatagCAAGCATCCAAATAATCAGTTTACCTTGAGCCCTTCAGAAAAGGAATGCAGTGATGCTGGTTTTGTGCCTATACACAATGAAGAGGTTGGTGTCAAACGCCATTCACATCCTCCTttcagggctgggaaggggaaaggaaaagtaAGACGGCGTATATCCTATATTGAACAGTTGAGCAAAACAGAAAGTAAATCAGCACCCACAAGTGGCAGCAGTAGCCTCGCTAAGGTGAATTCAAGTGATTCCAAGGCTCCTGAGCTTCATACAACTTATTGTAGCTTACCAAGAACGGCAGCCAGTTCCCTCGTTAGTAGCAGGAAGTCAGAAAGTAAGATAATGGTGCCTTCCTTTAGGAATAAGCCACTTCCACACCAATCTGAAACGAATGTAGACGGTCCAATAGGAAGAGACACATCCAACAAATTCAGCCCCAGTTCTTCTGAGTCAGAAAGCAGACGTTCCAAAGTAGTTTCAGACTCGGCCTCAGCTGGGCCTGAAGCCACAGAGGGGATGACAAACACTGGACCTGCTTGCATTAGAAAAGGACCCTTTCCATTCCTCATCAAGAGGGCTGCGTCATGTCCTTTAGGGGTACCACATGCCTCACTTggaaaagatgaaagagaaaaatgcttgGTCACAGACATGGATGCTTCTGCTATCACACTAAGACCCTGGGAGAAAACCATTGACCCTCTGGAAAGTGACTCATCTGTTAGGGATTGTTCTTTAACCAAAAGACACCACCAAAAGGAACACTGTCATGAATGCATTGAAAAGGATGGTAAAATTGCTGCCTCCAAGACAAGTACATTTTCCCTTTCAAATGAAgaccctttacctttttcttcggATATGTCAGGGGGCAAAAGTGGGGAAACATTACATAAAGTTAAGACTACGAgtatgttttctctttctggtGATGAAGAGAATGTCAAGTGTCTTGAGATAGTTTCAATATATTACACTCTACCAAGGAAACACAGCAAAAAGTTCTGTAGCCTCCTCCAAAAGTATACTGAAAATATTGACTCACTTACAGAATCAACTAAAGTGGGATCTGAAACATTCCCTAATactttagaaaaagagaaactaaattatTCTACACAAGAGCAGTCAGGAACAACTTCATCTGAAGACCTAACGTCACTGTTCAGCTCTATTCAGGAAAACAGCAATTGCCTTTCTCACAACACTGAGAATGAGACTGTTTTACAATTACCAATTATTGGGCCCTCAGAACCTACACTACAGGAAATGGCTTCTATTGAGGCAGATGTTTCTCTTCATAAAGGAGAATCTAAAACTAAAGAGATTTCCCCAGATAACTTAGCTAAAACACCTCTACGTGATTCACAAAGCAagaaaaagagggggggaaaGTTGCAAAGTGAAACCCTGCATACTTCATCAATGCTTCAGGAGGAAAAAGGTACAGAAGAGAAATCTGAAAATTGTCAGCACTCCATTAAATCTGCTAACAGTGGTCCTTCTAATCCTCCAGCCCATTCAGAAGGGAACATCGAAAATCTGAAAACCAGAAGTTctggggagtgtgcaggtggTGGTATAGCCATCCCATCTACTGGAAGCGCAAAGTGTCTTCAGAAAGCCATCACAGGCATCCCTAAAGATGACCGCTCCGATGGATTGCAGCCTAGGAGAGCCAGAGGAGCAGATTTCCAAAAAGAGACTGATAAAGCACTTTCTGACTCAGAAGGCCAAGTCTTTGCTCTTACCCCAGCTTTGCATAAACTACATCTTGATGAGGAGACTTGTTCAAGTGAGCGAGATTTAGACAGTTTGCAGTTGGAACCCAGAGAACTACCTCAAAGAAGTCAGGAGGTAACTCTGACAAAGAAGGGGAAGGCTAAAGATGAAACGCAGGGGTTGGCCTGGGATCAACTCTCACTTCCTGCaggaagcaataaaaacaaaaccagttTGGATGACCCAGAAAAAGGGAAAAGCAGATCTTCAGTTAAACACAGATTGGCAACCATGTCCAAAGCAAGCAGAAAATTTCCAGCTAAAGATGTAAGCCCCAGAAGACATATAGCTACTGTCTTCCCCCAAAGTGAGACCTGCTCTGGCTTCGGTGGTTTGTCTCTTGGCCCCCCAGACTGCAACCCACTGTCCCCTGAGCCTACTCCAAAGTCCACAGACTCTAGAGATGAAAACAAGTTGAATAATGATGGGATGGATGTGAAGAACTCTGAGGACCCTTTCCAGATTACTATAATATCCAACAGAGAAGCTCCTACACCCTTAAGCAATCAGAAGTCTAACAGCATTTCACAACCACGTGAGAATGAGCTTAGAAATATCTCAGAATCACCACCAAAGAATGAGACTTCTAAAGATGTAACAGTAGTTCAGAGTTTGGAAAGAGAGTCAGGAGCCCTGGCCCAACCCACCTTCACCAGCCTCAGAGAAGCCGATTTCTCCAGCCATCCGAGGAAGCTGACCCCTCATCTACCATTGGAGCCTGCGGAGAAATCTACAGTAAGCATCCCTCTGGCCATTTGTCAGCAACAACAAAGGAGCACTGCATCTCAGGAGTGGGAACCTGAGCCACACCCCTATCGTtcaaagagtttaaaaaatatccatgtgCACGGCAATCTGCTACGCAAAAGTCATCCTCCGAAAGCCAGGGAGCGCCATTTTTCCGAAAGCACGTCGATTGACAATGCCCTGAGCCGCCTGACCCTTGGGAATGAATTCCCTAACAACAGTGAGTGCAGTCGAAGATTCAAATCTTTTTCTGAACTTTCCTCCCGTGATGAAAATGGAAGCTGGGCTTTGCAGAGTGGCAGGACAGAAACAGGTCCCAAGTCAGCAACCTCTATATCCAGACCTATTGACTACGGGATATTTGGGAAAGAACAGCAGTTGGCTTTCTTGGAGAATGTAAAGAGGTCACTCACACAAGGAAGGCTCTGGAAACCAAGTTTTCTGAAGAACCCTGGCTTCCTGAAAGATGATATAGTTCACCCTCCCAACCCAATGGAGTCATCGAGCTCAGATTCTCCTAGCAGTGTGATGCCAGAAGGTGGCCTATCTCCAGATGTACCACTTAATATCTATGAAGAGGATCCAGTGGACTCAGACTGTGACACTGACACAACCACAGATGATGAGTACTACCTGGATGAAAATGACAAAGAATCAGAACTGTGA